A window of Arcobacter acticola genomic DNA:
TTAGAGTTTGCATTATTAGAAGTAAATTGATCTTCTTTTGTTGTATCACCTGATAAAAGACGAATAATAATAATTGTTAATAAAAATAAAACAACAAGAACAATACCTAAAATTAGGTATTTTTTCTTATTTTCTTCATTTGAATTGTTTGATGAACCTAACATAATATTGTTAAGTTCATGATCATTCATTTCCACGTCATTATCAACTTCATTAGCAGTATTGTTAATGCTTCTTGATAGAATTACAGGTTCATCTTGTATTGACATTTCCACTTCTTCAAGTTCATTTAATTTTCGTTCAAGTTCTTCACGCTCTTGTTGAAGCTGAACCTTTTTTATGAACTCTTCGCCTTTTATTTGCATAACTTATCCTTAATTATTTAGAAATACTAGTAAGTTGATTGAGTATAAACAACAAAATTTCCTGCTAATTCTTCTAGCTCTTTATTTATTTTTGCATGTAAAGCTGAATCTTCAATATTATCTAAAACATCACAAATTTTATTTGCAATAATTTCAAACTCTTTTTCTTTCATACCACGTGCAGTTAAAGCTGGAGATCCAATTCTAATACCTGAAGTAACGAATGGACTTCTAGTTTCTCCTGGAACTGTATTTTTATTTACTGTAATTCCTGCATTTCCTAAAGCTGCATCTGCATCTTTACCTGAAAATGGTTTATTTAAGAAAGATACTAATACAAGGTGATTATCTGTTCCATCTGAAACGATATCGTATCCTCTTTTCATTAGAACTTCTCCAAGTACTTTTGCATTTGCTTTTACTTGTTTTGCATAAACTTTCCATGAAGGATCTAAAATCTCTTTAAATGCAACTGCTTTTGCAGCGATTACATGAACAAGTGGTCCACCTTGTAATCCTGGGAAAATTGCAGAATTGATTTTTTTAGCGATTTCTTCATTATTTGTCATAATCATACCACCTCTTGGACCTCTTAAAGTCTTGTGAGTAGTAGTTGTAACAACATCTGCATAAGGGAATGGACTCATATGCTCACCAGCAGCAACAAGTCCTGCAATGTGTGCAATATCAGCGAATAAAATAGCACCAACAGCATCAGCTATTTCTCTAAATTTAGAGAAATCAATTTCTCTTGCGTATGCACTAGCTCCACAAACTATAATTTTAGGTTGACAAACTTTTGCAATTTCCATTACTTTTTCATAGTCAATTCTTCCATCTAATTCTACACCATAATAAAATGCAGAGTAGTTTTTACCAGAGAATGAAGGCTTGCTCCCATGAGTTAAGTGTCCACCATGAGATAAATCCATACCTAAAAGTTTGTCTCCTGCATTTAATAATGCAGCATAAACAGCACCATTTGCTTGGCTTCCAGAATGTGGTTGAACATTTGCGTAAGAACAACCAAAGATTTCGCAAGCTCTGTCAATTGCTAATTGCTCAACTTGGTCAGCAAATTCACATCCACCATAATATCTTTTATAAGGATAACCCTCAGCATATTTATTTGTAAATACTGAACCCATAGCTTGCATTACTGCAGGACTTGTAAAGTTTTCACTTGCAATCATTTCTAAGTGATTAGTTTGTCTTTTTAACTCATTTTCAATTATTGAAAAAACTTCATTATCTGCTTGCTCTAAATTTGCATTTGATAAAAAACTCATATCTATTCTCCTTGGACTTTTTAATTTAATTTTTAATTTTTATTATGTTTTATTTTTACTTAAAAAGTGAATAATTTCACTCTTTTACACTTCTTCATCAAGAAGATTAATTTCTTGTTTAATTGGTTTCATTGCTGGGAAAAGTAATACATCTCTAATTGAGTGCTCATTTGTAAGCATCATTACTAATCTATCAATACCAATACCTTGACCTGCTGTTGGAGCCATTCCATAAGATAGAGCATTTACAAAATCCTCATCCATTTCATGTGCTTCATCATCTCCACCACACTCTTTTGCTTCCATTTGACCTTCAAATCTTTGAAGTTGATCAAGGGGATCATTTAACTCAGAGAATGCATTTGCAATTTCTTTTCCTGCTATAAATAACTCAAATCTATCAGTTAAATGAGGTTTTTCATCATTTCTTCTAGCAAGTGGAGAAATTTCAACTGGATATTCAGTGATAAATGTTGGATTTATAAGTTTTGCTTCAACATATTCATCAAATAACTCACCTTGAAGTTGTCCAATGTTCATTTTAGCATTTACTTCTAATTTATTTTCTTTCATAAATGCAATAATTTTATCTTTATCTTCAACAATATCAGCAGGAACTCCACCGATTTCTACTAAAGATTGAATTAATGGAATTTCAGTGAAGTTACTAAAATCAATTTTTAGTTCACCATATGGTAAAACAGTTGGTAATTCTAAATGTTCAAATAAGTACTCAAAATACTCTTTTGTTAGAACAATTAAATCTTTATAAGTTTTATAAGCCCAATAAAATTCAATAGATGTAAATTCAGGATTATGAGTTGCATCCATTCCTTCATTTCTAAAACATCTATTTATTTCAAATACAGCTTCAAATCCACCAACAATACATCTTTTTAAATATAACTCAGGTGCAATTCTTAAAAATCTATCAATTCCTAAAGCGTTATGATGAGTAACAAAAGGTTTTGCATTTGCTCCACCTGCGATTGGATGCATCATTGGAGTTTCTACTTCTAAGAAACCTTTATCTTCAAAAAATCTTCTTGTTAATGAAATAACTTTTGATCTAATATGAAAAGTTTTTCGAACTTCAGAATTCATAATTAAATCTAAATATCTTTGTCTATATCTTAACTCTTTATCTTGAATACCATGGAATTTTTCAGGTAATGGAGAAATAGCTTTTGTTAAAATTTTTAAATTGTCAGCGTGTAATGAAAGTTCACCATGTCCTGTAACAAAAGGATAACCAGAAACTTCAATAATATCACCAACTTCAATATTTTTCTTAAAAATATCGTTATAAAAACCTTCTGGTAAATTATCACGTGCCACATAAATTTGAAGCATTCCGCTTTCATCTTCTATTTTAAGAAAAGATGCTTTTCCCATTAATCTAAAAAGTTTTATTCTTCCAGCAACTGTGTAAGTTCTGCTTGCATCTCTTTTTTCTTCTGTATGTGCAATATCACTATTTACATTTAAAAATTTTGCGATTGTACTATTTCTTGCGCTTTCATTTGAATATGGATTAATTCCAACTTCTCTTAGTTTTTCTGCTTTTTCTATTCTTTGTTGTATATATGTATTTTCGAACAATATTAAATTCCTTTATTTATTTTCTTCTGGTTTGTTTGCGATACTTTTAAATTTTTCTTTTACAGAATTTATTTGTCCAGCAGTTTCATTTGTTGTTTCTTGAATTTGTTCTTCAACTCTTTGTACAACTTCTTCTTCTACTGCATCTTTTACACCATCTAGTGTTGAATCAACTCCATCTTTTATATTATTTGTAGTATCTCCAATTACAGCGGCTGTAGTGCCTTTAGCATTATCAACAGCTTTGTCAATACTATTTGTTATTGTTGTTGTATCAAGTTTGATAATATATGAACCTACACTTATTAAATGAGGCATTACAACTGAATTAGCAAATTTTTCGTCTATAACTTTTTTGAAAGATTGTACTTGGTAAAGGGCATAAGCAATAACAGAAAATATTAAAAATATTTTTGCAGCACCAAATATAAATCCAAAAATTCTATCAACAATCCCTAATCCACTTGCTGCAAATATTTTACTAACTATCACACCTGCACTATAAACCACAAGCCAAACAGCAACTAATGCAGTTACAAAACCGATTAATTTTATTGTTGCTTCGTTTTCAAGAACTAAGATAGGAGCTATTAAATCACCAATCTCTTTTGAAATTCTAGATGCTACAAATATTGCACCGATGATTCCAATAATGCCAAATACTTCTTTTATTAATCCCCTAAAAAGACCTTTTAGTCCCAAAATTAGAGTAATACTAAGTATTATTAAATCAAAAATAGCAAAATCTTGCATAAAAATCCTTTTCTTATAATGCGTGCATTGTATCTAATATTTTCAAAATAAAACTTTAATTTAAAATCAATTTTTTATCAAATTAAAATTTAAACATTATATTAAGTTACTTTTTTATTTATGAAGGCTAAATAATTCACTTGAATTTAATATATATTACAATAAAATTTCCCCATGATAAAAAGATACCCAACAAAACAAATATTCGTCGGAAACGTACCAATTGGAGGAGATGCTCCAATCCCCGTACAATCAATGACATTTACAAAAACATCTAATGTAAAAGCTACGGTTGAGCAAATTACAGCTTTACATTTTGCAGGTGCTGATATAGTAAGAGTTGCTGTTCCAAATATGGAAGCAGCGTTAGCATTAAAAGAAATTAAATCACAAGTTGATTTACCACTTGTAGCAGATATTCATTTTCATTATAAATTAGCTTTAATTGCTGCCCAAGTTGTAGATTGTATTAGAATTAATCCAGGAAATATTGGAGATAAAAAAAGAGTTCAAGAAGTTGTTAAGGCTTGCCAAGAGCGAAATATACCTATTAGAATTGGAGTAAATTCAGGGTCGCTTGAAAAACAATTTGAAGATAAATATGGACAAACACCACAAGGAATGGTTGCAAGTGCAGATTATAATATAAAATATCTTGAGGACTTAGGTTTTACAAATATGAAAATATCACTAAAAGCTAGTGATGTTCAAAGAACTGTAGAAGCATATAGAACTTTAAGACCTATGAATAATTATCCATTTCACTTAGGAGTTACAGAAGCTGGAACTCAATTTCACTCAACTATAAAATCATCTATTGCATTAGGTTCACTTTTACTTGATGGAATAGGAGATACACTTAGAGTTTCAATGACAGGTGAGCTTGAAGAAGAGATAAAAGTTGGAAAAGCAATACTAAAAGATGTAGGAATTGCAAAAGAGGGCTTAAATATCGTTTCTTGTCCAACTTGTGGAAGAATTGAAGCTGATTTAGTAAGTGCAGTTGCTGAAATCGAAAAAAGAACATCACATATAAAAACACCACTTGATGTTTCAGTTATGGGATGTGTTGTAAATGCAATCGGAGAAGCAAAATCAGCAGATGTTGCAATCGCTTTTGGAAAAGGTTCTGGTCTTGTTATGAAAAGAGGCGAGATTATAGCTAAGCTTTCAGGAGATGCTTTGATAAATAGATTTATTGAAGAAGTAGAATTTGAAGCTAAAAAAATAAAATAAATTTTAAAATTAGAATAGAGAATAATTTGTATTTTCTATTCTAAAAACTCTTCCTTTTATCTCACTATTATGATAGATCTTCAGATTACTTAAGTATTTTATTTTTACTATTATATTTTATTAGCTACTAACTTGATTTCAGATAAAGTGTCATTCTTAAAAATTGGAGAATAAATGGATAGTGTTTACAGTATAAATATAGAAAGAGCAGTTTTAAGTTCGATACTTTTTAATCCTGAAGAATTAGAGGATGTATTAGGAGTATTAAAACCAAAAGACTTTTATCTTCCTGCTCATAAAAAAATATTTGAAGTAATGGTAAAACTTCATAATGATGATATGCCAATAGATGAAGAATTTATTAAAAAAAGATTAGATTCTAAAGACGTAGATGATTCTATTTTATTAGAAATACTTTCAGCAAACCCAATTACAAATACCCTAGCATATGTTAGAGAAATAAAAGATGGTTCTGTAAAAAGAGAACTAGCAACTCTTGCTACAACTATAAAAAAAGTAGCGATCGAAGAAGAGATGAGTGCAAATGAAGCCCTTGATACTATTCAAGGAGAGCTTTATAAAATCTCAACAGATTCAGCAACATCTGAACTAAAAGATATGCATGTAATCACCAATGACACTCTTTCATATATAGAAAGAATGAAAAAATTAGGAAATAAACACCTAATAGGTGAAACAACAGGATTTGAAGCCCTAGATAGAAGAACAACAGG
This region includes:
- the lysS gene encoding lysine--tRNA ligase, with translation MFENTYIQQRIEKAEKLREVGINPYSNESARNSTIAKFLNVNSDIAHTEEKRDASRTYTVAGRIKLFRLMGKASFLKIEDESGMLQIYVARDNLPEGFYNDIFKKNIEVGDIIEVSGYPFVTGHGELSLHADNLKILTKAISPLPEKFHGIQDKELRYRQRYLDLIMNSEVRKTFHIRSKVISLTRRFFEDKGFLEVETPMMHPIAGGANAKPFVTHHNALGIDRFLRIAPELYLKRCIVGGFEAVFEINRCFRNEGMDATHNPEFTSIEFYWAYKTYKDLIVLTKEYFEYLFEHLELPTVLPYGELKIDFSNFTEIPLIQSLVEIGGVPADIVEDKDKIIAFMKENKLEVNAKMNIGQLQGELFDEYVEAKLINPTFITEYPVEISPLARRNDEKPHLTDRFELFIAGKEIANAFSELNDPLDQLQRFEGQMEAKECGGDDEAHEMDEDFVNALSYGMAPTAGQGIGIDRLVMMLTNEHSIRDVLLFPAMKPIKQEINLLDEEV
- a CDS encoding CvpA family protein, whose protein sequence is MQDFAIFDLIILSITLILGLKGLFRGLIKEVFGIIGIIGAIFVASRISKEIGDLIAPILVLENEATIKLIGFVTALVAVWLVVYSAGVIVSKIFAASGLGIVDRIFGFIFGAAKIFLIFSVIAYALYQVQSFKKVIDEKFANSVVMPHLISVGSYIIKLDTTTITNSIDKAVDNAKGTTAAVIGDTTNNIKDGVDSTLDGVKDAVEEEVVQRVEEQIQETTNETAGQINSVKEKFKSIANKPEENK
- the ispG gene encoding flavodoxin-dependent (E)-4-hydroxy-3-methylbut-2-enyl-diphosphate synthase — translated: MIKRYPTKQIFVGNVPIGGDAPIPVQSMTFTKTSNVKATVEQITALHFAGADIVRVAVPNMEAALALKEIKSQVDLPLVADIHFHYKLALIAAQVVDCIRINPGNIGDKKRVQEVVKACQERNIPIRIGVNSGSLEKQFEDKYGQTPQGMVASADYNIKYLEDLGFTNMKISLKASDVQRTVEAYRTLRPMNNYPFHLGVTEAGTQFHSTIKSSIALGSLLLDGIGDTLRVSMTGELEEEIKVGKAILKDVGIAKEGLNIVSCPTCGRIEADLVSAVAEIEKRTSHIKTPLDVSVMGCVVNAIGEAKSADVAIAFGKGSGLVMKRGEIIAKLSGDALINRFIEEVEFEAKKIK
- a CDS encoding serine hydroxymethyltransferase, encoding MSFLSNANLEQADNEVFSIIENELKRQTNHLEMIASENFTSPAVMQAMGSVFTNKYAEGYPYKRYYGGCEFADQVEQLAIDRACEIFGCSYANVQPHSGSQANGAVYAALLNAGDKLLGMDLSHGGHLTHGSKPSFSGKNYSAFYYGVELDGRIDYEKVMEIAKVCQPKIIVCGASAYAREIDFSKFREIADAVGAILFADIAHIAGLVAAGEHMSPFPYADVVTTTTHKTLRGPRGGMIMTNNEEIAKKINSAIFPGLQGGPLVHVIAAKAVAFKEILDPSWKVYAKQVKANAKVLGEVLMKRGYDIVSDGTDNHLVLVSFLNKPFSGKDADAALGNAGITVNKNTVPGETRSPFVTSGIRIGSPALTARGMKEKEFEIIANKICDVLDNIEDSALHAKINKELEELAGNFVVYTQSTY